From the Acidobacteriota bacterium genome, one window contains:
- a CDS encoding M20 family metallopeptidase — MPRQFLDYCASQRDWLLEFIETLVAIESPSDDPVAVNRCGAELATRLQALGGTVTRVSSAAAGDHLRVSFGSGPRQVLMLGHFDTVWPIGQLARMPLKREQGRLYGPGIFDMKAGIGLATLATRAVLDAGGLNNCQVVMLWTADEEIGSTTSRALIEAEAAKSEAVLVFEPSLPGGGLKTSRKGVGQFEMIVHGVSAHAGLDPGKGISAVRELARQIIAIDDLQDPARGVTVTVGVIEGGTRANVVPAEARATIDARAVTRADAERVERAMTALAPHLTGARVTVTGGFDRPPLERSEGVVKLFEAARDVAKDLGLTLEEGSAGGGSDGNFTAALGVPTLDGFGAIGDGAHALHEHVEIDALVPRAAVIAGLIERLARGPVRRSLGEGGSS, encoded by the coding sequence GTGCCCCGCCAATTCCTCGACTACTGCGCCTCCCAGCGCGACTGGCTGCTCGAGTTCATCGAGACGCTCGTCGCCATCGAGTCGCCGAGCGACGATCCGGTGGCCGTGAATCGCTGTGGGGCTGAGCTGGCCACGCGGCTGCAGGCGCTCGGCGGCACGGTGACCCGGGTTTCGTCAGCCGCGGCGGGCGACCACTTGCGAGTGAGTTTTGGCAGTGGTCCGCGCCAGGTCCTGATGCTCGGGCACTTCGACACCGTCTGGCCGATCGGCCAGCTCGCACGCATGCCGCTCAAGCGCGAGCAAGGCCGGCTCTACGGTCCCGGCATCTTCGACATGAAAGCCGGCATCGGCCTGGCCACGCTGGCCACCCGCGCGGTGCTCGACGCGGGCGGGCTCAACAATTGCCAGGTGGTGATGCTGTGGACCGCCGACGAAGAGATCGGCAGCACCACGTCGCGCGCGTTGATCGAGGCCGAGGCGGCCAAGAGCGAGGCCGTGCTGGTGTTCGAGCCGTCGCTGCCCGGCGGCGGGCTCAAGACCAGCCGCAAGGGCGTCGGCCAATTTGAAATGATCGTGCACGGCGTGTCGGCGCACGCGGGGCTCGACCCCGGCAAGGGCATTAGCGCTGTTCGCGAACTGGCGCGGCAGATCATCGCCATCGACGACCTGCAGGATCCGGCGCGAGGTGTCACGGTGACGGTGGGCGTGATCGAAGGCGGCACCCGCGCCAACGTGGTGCCGGCCGAGGCGCGCGCCACCATCGACGCCAGGGCGGTGACGCGAGCCGATGCCGAGCGCGTGGAGCGGGCCATGACGGCGCTGGCGCCGCACCTCACCGGTGCCCGTGTCACCGTCACAGGTGGTTTCGATCGTCCGCCCCTGGAGCGAAGCGAGGGCGTCGTGAAGCTGTTCGAGGCGGCTCGGGATGTGGCGAAAGACCTCGGCCTGACGCTCGAGGAAGGCAGTGCCGGCGGTGGCTCCGACGGCAACTTCACCGCGGCACTCGGGGTGCCCACCCTTGATGGCTTCGGTGCCATTGGGGATGGTGCGCACGCGCTTCACGAGCACGTCGAGATCGACGCGCTCGTGCCACGAGCCGCCGTAATCGCCGGCCTAATCGAGCGCCTGGCCCGCGGACCTGTCCGCCGTAGCCTTGGCGAAGGTGGAAGCTCGTAG
- a CDS encoding GDP-mannose 4,6-dehydratase — translation MPAPILVTGAAGFVGSHLLELLGREATEIVAWQRPGTEPLVAGNGVRWTMVEMLDRDAVRAALRTTQPGAIYHLAGLPHVGDSWAKIRDTFEGNVLASHYLFDGLRREGLKPRVLITSTAFVYQPVDRALRESDAVCPNSPYGTSKLAQEMVAMRAWQDDGIPGLVARAFNHIGPRQSPSFVAPGIAKQIAAIEAGHAEPVLKMGNLESRRDLMDVRDTVKAYRAMMASATPGIPYNVSSGTSVVIKDLVDLFISRAKVPLRIEQDPAKFRPVDTAFLQGDHTRLTTDTGWTPLIPFAQTVEDLLTYWRGQATKQG, via the coding sequence ATGCCGGCACCAATCCTCGTCACCGGCGCGGCGGGGTTTGTCGGCAGCCACCTGCTGGAGCTGCTCGGCCGCGAGGCCACCGAGATCGTCGCCTGGCAACGGCCGGGCACCGAACCTCTCGTCGCCGGCAACGGCGTGCGCTGGACCATGGTGGAGATGCTCGACCGGGACGCGGTTCGAGCGGCGCTGAGGACGACCCAGCCCGGCGCGATCTACCACCTCGCCGGCCTTCCCCATGTTGGCGATTCGTGGGCCAAGATCCGCGACACATTCGAAGGCAACGTGCTCGCCTCCCACTATTTGTTCGACGGCCTGCGGCGCGAGGGCCTGAAGCCGCGCGTGCTCATCACCAGTACCGCCTTCGTCTATCAGCCGGTCGATCGCGCGCTGCGGGAGTCCGACGCGGTCTGTCCAAACAGCCCATACGGTACCAGCAAGCTGGCCCAGGAAATGGTGGCGATGCGCGCCTGGCAGGACGATGGGATACCGGGACTGGTGGCCAGAGCCTTCAACCACATTGGCCCGCGCCAGTCTCCCTCGTTCGTGGCGCCAGGCATCGCGAAGCAGATTGCGGCGATCGAGGCCGGACACGCGGAACCCGTCCTCAAGATGGGCAACCTCGAGTCTCGCCGTGACCTGATGGACGTGCGCGATACCGTCAAGGCCTATCGAGCCATGATGGCGTCGGCGACGCCGGGCATTCCCTACAACGTGTCATCTGGCACGTCGGTGGTGATCAAGGACCTGGTTGATCTCTTCATCAGTCGCGCAAAGGTCCCGCTCCGCATCGAGCAGGACCCCGCGAAGTTTCGGCCGGTGGACACGGCATTTCTCCAGGGCGACCACACCAGGCTGACGACTGATACAGGCTGGACTCCGCTGATCCCGTTCGCTCAGACGGTTGAGGATCTGCTGACCTACTGGCGCGGCCAGGCCACGAAACAGGGTTGA
- the rfbB gene encoding dTDP-glucose 4,6-dehydratase yields the protein MVKVLVTGGAGFIGSNFVRYALQTHADWHVTNLDKLTYAGRRENLHDVMDDPRHSFVHGDICDAAVAGPLVEAADYVVHFAAETHVDRSIMAAGDFIKTDVEGSFVLLEAARRNPGLKRFIQISTDEVYGSVPEGSSTETDELKPRNPYAASKAGADRLAYSYWATHDVPVIVTRASNNYGPYQFPEKILPLFVTNLADNIPVPLYGDGGNIRDWLHVLDHCRALDLLLHTGTNGEVYNIGGGNEVKNLDLTHAVLKLMGKGTELIKPVADRKGHDRRYSLGTKKLEGMGWQPQVPFEQGLAETVAWYQANEWWWRPIKERDPGYQAYLEAQYGKRG from the coding sequence ATGGTTAAAGTCCTCGTCACCGGCGGCGCCGGGTTCATCGGCAGTAATTTCGTGCGCTACGCGTTGCAAACGCATGCGGACTGGCACGTTACCAATCTCGACAAGCTGACCTACGCCGGCCGCAGGGAAAACCTGCACGACGTGATGGATGACCCGCGGCACAGCTTCGTGCACGGCGACATCTGCGACGCCGCGGTGGCCGGCCCGCTGGTCGAGGCCGCCGACTACGTGGTGCATTTCGCCGCCGAGACGCACGTCGACCGCTCGATCATGGCAGCGGGCGACTTCATCAAGACCGACGTCGAAGGCTCGTTCGTGCTGCTCGAAGCCGCGCGCCGCAACCCCGGCCTGAAGCGCTTCATCCAGATTTCAACCGACGAGGTCTACGGCAGCGTGCCGGAAGGCTCGAGCACCGAGACCGACGAGTTGAAGCCGCGCAACCCATACGCGGCCAGCAAGGCCGGCGCGGATCGCCTGGCCTATAGCTACTGGGCCACCCACGACGTCCCGGTGATCGTGACCCGGGCCTCGAACAACTACGGGCCGTACCAGTTTCCCGAAAAGATCCTGCCGCTGTTTGTGACCAACCTCGCCGACAACATCCCGGTGCCGCTCTACGGCGACGGCGGCAACATCCGCGACTGGCTGCACGTGCTCGACCACTGCCGCGCGCTCGACCTGCTGCTGCACACCGGCACCAACGGCGAGGTCTACAACATTGGCGGCGGCAACGAGGTCAAGAACCTCGACCTCACGCACGCCGTGCTGAAGCTGATGGGCAAGGGCACGGAGCTGATCAAGCCGGTCGCCGACCGCAAGGGCCACGACCGCCGCTACAGCCTCGGGACGAAGAAGCTCGAGGGCATGGGCTGGCAGCCGCAAGTGCCGTTCGAGCAAGGGCTGGCCGAGACCGTCGCGTGGTACCAGGCCAACGAGTGGTGGTGGCGGCCGATCAAGGAACGCGATCCCGGCTACCAGGCGTATCTCGAAGCGCAGTACGGCAAGCGCGGCTGA
- a CDS encoding putative LPS assembly protein LptD, translating into MRLRLPIFLVCAVLLFPRLAAAQIPLPGWSTKQDSAERLDADRWRLMRDVEIEGEAGTANAGQKFFADELEVNIRTGEFTARGNVVLQTPTSRIAGDSAVFSSRTKLGTFTNAMGIAQLGERGRQNQSMFGTMEPDVYFYGAEIAKVGADKYRIVKGGFTTCVQPTPRWEIVSGRATVNLNDYVVMKNAVIRVKDVPVFYLPIIYYPIQEDDRATGFLLPMYSSATYTGSSISNAFFWAINRSQDLTLFHDLFFTGSTGVGTEYRYLLGPTAQGNFRAYWLDEKEAIVNGVKRPARQSQLFTGGLSQGLPLGLSARANINYSTDITTQQLHSNNFYDATTSRRTVTGGVTGAWGGLSMNSVYTRNEYFYNATDSQIDGSAPGLAISYSGRKLPLLPAYFSLTADAGHILYIGKTPTVTVDKSLNKVDVVPALRAPLSTLPFLTVNATAAYRTTYFSESLAGDGRTQIEEAVTRQYADLRADIVGPVFSRVFNPNNAFAERLKHIIEPNFSIQRRTKIADQSRIPQVGGAYDTIIGGTTTLTYGLANRLLVRKPAVAGEQAGSPQELLNVAIRQSYYSDDTASQFDPAYGNNRGRPPSPFSPITLSARAMPSLPASLDFRLDYDPRSEAEFRIMGYGLNGVYRTNLIETTAGWSKQNYGNARDGRSNNNLQQSTQLRFAGGKYGGTVSFYYDIARSMLNNHRYIAFYNAQCCGISFEYMAYNYAQSTNLPINQNRRFNMSFTLAGVGSFSNFFGAFGGGTY; encoded by the coding sequence GTGCGGTTGCGCCTTCCCATCTTCCTCGTCTGCGCCGTCCTGCTGTTTCCACGCCTGGCTGCAGCCCAGATTCCCCTTCCCGGCTGGAGCACCAAGCAGGACTCGGCGGAACGGCTCGACGCCGACCGCTGGCGCTTGATGCGCGACGTCGAGATCGAGGGCGAGGCGGGCACCGCGAACGCCGGCCAGAAGTTCTTTGCCGACGAGCTCGAGGTCAACATCCGGACCGGCGAGTTCACCGCGCGCGGCAACGTCGTGCTGCAGACACCGACCTCGCGCATTGCCGGCGACTCGGCAGTCTTCAGCAGCCGGACCAAGCTCGGCACGTTCACCAATGCCATGGGCATTGCCCAACTCGGCGAGCGCGGCCGGCAGAACCAGAGCATGTTCGGCACCATGGAGCCCGACGTGTACTTCTACGGCGCGGAAATCGCGAAGGTCGGCGCCGACAAGTACCGGATCGTCAAGGGCGGCTTCACCACCTGCGTGCAGCCGACGCCGCGATGGGAAATCGTCAGCGGCCGCGCCACCGTCAACCTGAACGACTACGTGGTGATGAAGAACGCCGTGATCCGGGTCAAGGATGTCCCGGTGTTCTACCTGCCGATCATCTACTACCCGATCCAGGAAGACGATCGCGCGACCGGGTTCCTGCTGCCGATGTACAGCTCGGCCACCTACACCGGTTCGTCGATCAGCAACGCCTTCTTCTGGGCAATTAATCGCAGCCAGGACCTGACGCTGTTCCACGACTTGTTCTTCACCGGCAGCACCGGTGTCGGGACCGAGTATCGCTACCTGCTGGGGCCGACGGCGCAGGGCAACTTTCGCGCCTACTGGCTCGACGAGAAAGAGGCGATCGTCAACGGCGTGAAACGGCCGGCGCGCCAGAGCCAGCTCTTCACCGGCGGCCTGAGCCAGGGGTTGCCGCTCGGCTTGTCGGCGCGCGCCAACATCAATTACTCGACCGACATCACCACCCAGCAACTGCACAGCAACAATTTCTACGATGCGACGACCAGCCGCCGCACCGTGACCGGCGGCGTGACCGGGGCGTGGGGCGGGCTCAGCATGAACTCCGTGTACACCCGCAACGAGTACTTCTATAACGCCACCGATTCGCAGATCGACGGCAGTGCGCCGGGCCTGGCCATCTCATACAGCGGCCGCAAGTTGCCGCTGCTGCCGGCCTATTTCTCGCTGACGGCGGATGCCGGGCACATCCTGTACATCGGCAAGACACCGACCGTCACGGTTGACAAGAGTCTGAACAAGGTTGACGTGGTGCCGGCGCTGCGGGCGCCACTGAGCACGCTGCCGTTCCTGACCGTCAACGCCACCGCGGCCTACCGCACCACCTACTTCAGCGAGAGCCTCGCCGGCGATGGCCGGACCCAAATCGAAGAGGCGGTGACGCGGCAGTACGCCGACTTGCGCGCCGACATCGTCGGGCCCGTGTTCTCGCGCGTGTTCAACCCCAACAACGCGTTTGCCGAGCGCCTGAAGCACATCATCGAGCCGAACTTTTCGATCCAGCGGCGCACCAAGATCGCGGACCAGTCGCGCATCCCGCAAGTGGGCGGCGCCTACGACACCATCATCGGCGGCACCACGACGCTCACCTATGGCCTGGCCAACCGCCTGCTGGTGAGAAAGCCGGCGGTCGCGGGCGAGCAGGCGGGATCGCCGCAGGAGCTGCTGAACGTCGCGATCCGCCAGAGCTACTACAGCGACGACACGGCGAGCCAGTTCGACCCGGCCTACGGCAACAACCGGGGCCGTCCGCCCAGCCCGTTTTCGCCGATCACGCTGTCGGCCAGGGCCATGCCGAGCCTGCCGGCCTCGCTCGACTTCCGGCTCGACTACGACCCGCGCAGCGAGGCCGAGTTCAGGATCATGGGCTACGGCCTGAATGGCGTCTATCGCACGAACCTGATCGAGACCACCGCCGGCTGGAGCAAGCAGAACTACGGCAACGCGCGCGACGGCCGTTCGAACAATAACCTCCAGCAAAGCACCCAGCTGCGCTTCGCCGGCGGCAAGTACGGCGGCACCGTGTCGTTCTACTACGACATCGCGCGGTCGATGCTCAACAACCACCGCTACATCGCGTTCTACAACGCCCAGTGCTGCGGCATTTCGTTCGAGTACATGGCCTACAACTACGCCCAGAGCACCAACCTGCCGATCAACCAGAACCGCCGGTTCAACATGTCGTTCACGCTGGCCGGCGTCGGCTCGTTTTCAAACTTCTTCGGGGCATTCGGCGGCGGAACGTATTAA
- a CDS encoding radical SAM protein produces MATFPLLFDLGRSPTTRDVAKLVRDGGLAALPDARRRGDAATYQEIRCRSALNRVKGMPFFKWTLNPYRGCTHGCHYCFARKYQTQLELNAGDDFASVIFVKTNFVDVLRRELAKPTWVKDTIGFGTATDPYQPIEGTYKLSRGVLEALRDAASPVGIVTKGPMIVRDLDVLQDLSKRAPCRIHISVPTVDEEAWEQLEPGVAHPMQRLRAVRQLVDAGLDCGVLMAPIVPGFSTQPSKIERTIKAIADSGARSVGAMVMHLQGGTRDHFMGLLAREYPHLVDRYEHLYAGKYARKDYLRQVDEVVGMMRARYLPSVRKRAVAASALRASTFAKATADRSAGQALD; encoded by the coding sequence ATGGCGACCTTTCCGCTGCTGTTCGACCTTGGTCGCTCCCCGACCACGCGGGACGTGGCGAAGCTGGTGAGGGACGGTGGCCTCGCCGCATTGCCCGACGCCAGGCGCCGTGGCGACGCGGCGACCTACCAGGAGATCCGCTGCCGCTCGGCGCTCAACCGCGTGAAGGGCATGCCTTTCTTCAAGTGGACGCTCAATCCCTATCGCGGCTGCACGCACGGCTGCCACTACTGCTTCGCGCGAAAGTACCAGACCCAGCTCGAACTGAACGCCGGCGACGACTTCGCCTCGGTCATCTTCGTGAAGACCAACTTCGTGGACGTGTTGCGGCGCGAGCTCGCCAAACCCACGTGGGTGAAGGACACCATCGGCTTCGGCACGGCGACCGACCCGTATCAGCCGATCGAGGGCACCTACAAACTGTCGCGCGGTGTGCTCGAGGCACTGCGCGACGCGGCCTCGCCGGTGGGCATCGTCACCAAGGGCCCGATGATTGTGCGCGACCTCGACGTGCTGCAGGACCTGTCGAAGCGCGCGCCGTGCCGCATCCACATCAGCGTACCGACGGTGGATGAAGAGGCCTGGGAGCAGCTGGAGCCCGGCGTCGCGCACCCCATGCAGCGGCTGCGTGCGGTGCGGCAGCTGGTGGATGCCGGCCTCGATTGCGGCGTGCTGATGGCGCCGATCGTCCCAGGTTTCTCGACGCAGCCGTCAAAGATCGAGCGGACCATCAAGGCGATCGCGGACTCGGGCGCGCGGTCGGTGGGCGCGATGGTGATGCACCTGCAGGGCGGCACCCGCGATCACTTCATGGGCCTGCTGGCGCGGGAATATCCACACCTCGTCGATCGCTACGAACACCTCTACGCGGGCAAGTATGCGCGCAAGGACTACCTCAGGCAGGTGGACGAAGTGGTGGGGATGATGCGGGCGCGATACCTGCCTAGCGTCCGGAAGCGAGCCGTTGCCGCCTCCGCTCTACGAGCTTCCACCTTCGCCAAGGCTACGGCGGACAGGTCCGCGGGCCAGGCGCTCGATTAG